In a single window of the Heterodontus francisci isolate sHetFra1 chromosome 35, sHetFra1.hap1, whole genome shotgun sequence genome:
- the LOC137350405 gene encoding histone H2B 1/2-like, producing the protein MNGCELWEKKKAAAKKGAKKTVSKPSAKGGKRRRKSRKESYSIYIYKVMKQVHPDTGISSKAMSIMNSFVNDIFERIAGEASRLAHYNKRSTISSREIQTAVRLLLPGELAKHAVSEGTKAVTKYTSSK; encoded by the coding sequence gagaagaagaaagcagctgctaagaagggcgccaagaaaactgtgagtaaaccatcagcaaagggaggcaaaaggcggagaaagtcgaggaaggagagttactccatctacatctacaaagtgatgaagcaggttcaccccgacaccggcatctcctccaaggccatgagcatcatgaactcgtttgtgaacgatattttcgagcgcatcgcgggtgaggcttcccgcctggcccattacaacaagcgcagcaccatcagctcccgggagatccagaccgccgtgcgcctgctgctgcccggggagctggccaagcacgccgtgtcggaagggacaaaggcggtgaccaagtacaccagctccaagtaa